CCGAACGAGGAGTACCTGACCGCCGGGCTCCCCGTCGGCGTCATCGCCGAAGTGGAGCGGATCGCCACCGAAATCGCCGCGCGGGGTATCGACGCCGAAGTGGCAGGCATCAGGCCGGATGACGCACCCGGCGGCCTCAGGAACTTCCCCCTCTTCGGGGGCGCGGATTCATCCAGTTCCTCGCGGCTCCCCGACACGGGTGCATCTACGTTCGCAACATCATTCGGAACGGGTGAACGGCGTGCCGTTGGGGGCGGTACCGCCGGCTCGAGGACTTGTCGAGAAGGGACCCGCGTAGCCGATATGGCCAGGACCACGCAGCTGCGTACGTACACCGTCAGTGAAGGGCTGCTCGACGAGTGGGTCGAGCGATGGCGTGGTGACATCGTGCCGCTGCGGCTGAAGTTGGGCTTCGAGATCGGCGGCGCTTGGGTGGACCGGGAGCGCAATCAGTTTGTCTGGCTGCTCTCCTACGAGGGCCCCGAGACCTTCGCCGAACGCAACGCGCTGTACTGGGCGTCGCCCGAGCGCGAGGCGATGGGCCTCACGCCGGACGACTACCTCGTGCACACCGACGACCGCACGGTCGAGCAGCGTTACTGATGCAGGCGAGGTCCCGCGTGCGGAACACCCGTCCGCGTACCCGCGTCTTCAGTCGGTCTCAATTATTGAGCTCACGCGGATCTGTGTGCTTTTGGGGAGGGACTCGCGGAGGGAAGACTTCGTCCACCCTTTCAGGGAGCGCAGAATAAGGTACCCACGCAGTGCGCATCGGTCCCACCAGTAATTCGATCGAGGGAGTGTGCCCGATGTATTCGTGTATCGCCTGAAGAGTGGCGGAATCCCGATCATCCACCCTGACTGCATGGCGTTGAGCAGAATCCCAAAGTGTCCTCCGAGTGTAAGCGCGCAGTGACGACGGATTGAGAACTTCGAAAACCTCAACGAGGTTCCCGCTCTCCCATCGCCAAACCGTATCCATTCCCGTGCCGCCATTATGGTAGAGCACTGCCTCGGACTGTTGAGAGATGCCACTCAACAGATTCTGGCATATCGGTGCCGCCCCCCACGCTTCAAAACAGAGGGACCATTCGCCCAGCTCAGTAACTCGCACCACTGCACCGTCCGGGTCGGAGGGAACTAGCTTCTGCGATTCCCACAGGTCCAGTGTGGATCCGCTTGAGGCCGGCTGTTCCGCTCCCATGCAACGCATCAGAATGTCTGCAGGAACACCGCGGATGTAGGACAACTGGAATCCGGGGAGTTCGAGCCCGAACAGCGCATCCTCGTCGCTTGATGGATATGACACTATTACCCCCAGGCGGGCGCCTTTCGAAGCATGCGCCCGCTCTCGCTGAAGTCAGCTCTGATCGCGACGCCAGAAGATCAGGTGAGTGTTGGGTGAACTACGAAATCCTCGCCGCCAATTACATGCCAGCTATTGATGAACCCGGCGTACTTGGAGCCGGCAGTGGTGTTCTGTAGCAGTGGAACGTGTGAACGGACACACGGTTCTTTGCCGGTGTTGGGATGGTTGGCGAAAGTATGTATGTGCCACGACTTGTCGTCGGTGTGCCACAGTGGGACTATTTCGGCACACAGTGCCCCGTCGGTTCCGCCCTGCGTGGTGCCCGCGAATGGGTATTCATCGCAGGAGTCGGTCGGTACAATGTCGTCCCTGGGCTCAAACTTCACCGAAGCCAGATCCTCGCAGGTCTGTCTCCTGTTCTTTTTCTTTTTGGCTGCATCGTCGATACGTGTCAGCTTGGATTCCGGGGTTCCGAACTTTCCCGCCAAGTAGATCTCCCCGTACAGATACGTGACTGCCGCGGCCCCGTATCTGTTGTCCATAGCAGATATGCTGAGAACGGGAACGTGGGATGCAATCACGCATCCAATTGACGTATTCTTGACCATGGTTTTGTCGCATCTAACAGGTCTCGTGGCACTCCAAGTGGCCGGAGTGCCAGTAGCTGGCTTAGTGGCCGGCCTTGCGCTGTAGGTGTATGAAGGTGAGAGGTTGTTGCTCTCGCCGGCTGCTGGGGCGGCGCTGAAGGTGATATCCGCAGTCAGACTTTCTCCCGGAACCATAGGGGCCCCTGTCGTGGGCCAATTCGAGAGTGCCACGCAGGATCCCCCGCTGCACCCCGCGTTGAACAAGACGTTCGATGTCGCCAACGGCCCTTCGCCGTCAACAAGCATTATCAGATCCTCCTCTTGCCAGAATCCGCTGTCTCTGTGAAGAGTCCCTCTGCCGTTGATAAGGCTGTGGCTAACGAACACTCCATCTTTGGCGTCAGTGAATGTCGTAGTGACGGTTAAGTTGTAGCAGTAGCTGAATCGAGAATAGTTGTACGAGTTGAGCGTAACCGAGCAGCTCGCGGGAGTTTCTCCGTCAGTCCCCGGGTCCGAGTCGTCGTCGTGCGCCTCATCCGTGTCGTCCAGAGTCGACATGGCTGATTTAGTGGCCGCTGACAAGTTGGCTGCAACTTGGTTGCAGAGTTTGTCCCCGTTCGTGAACGTTTCGCAGCTCTTTCGGGAGGGTGCCGCTTGGTCGCTGAGGTTGCTTTTCGGCTGTGGAGAGGCCAGCTTGGACGCTATTTCAGTTTGCGTCACTTTGCCAATGTCGACGAGCCCGTCGAGAGGGTTCGCCTGTGCCGTAGGACTCCCTCCTATCATCGACACTGCTAACGTGGACAGAGCGACTAAGGTCACAGGCCATCTGTGTCTGAACAATTTCTTCGGCATGGAGTACCTCGGATCGCAACGGTGCGGTTGGTCGATAGTCTTCTGGTCGGACCCGCCGCAGGCCAGTCGTAAGGCGTATGAATGGCTGAGATTCACTTCATGAGTGGCCGGTGTGAGCGTCCGGTCGTTGGCGGTCAGCCTTTCCGCGGTTGCTCTCTGCACTACTCAGCGCGCCGCCAGCTCCGGTCTCGACCAGTTCTCCCAAACGGGACGTGGCCGGCACATCGCCGAGCGGTGGCGGGCGGGACGGGACGGCCGCGCCGGGGCCGGGGGTGCGGCGCAGGCGAGGTGGTGGCCGAGGAAGGCGTGCGTCCTTCTCGCAAGATCTGGGAGATCGGCGCCGACGCGGCGGACGAGGCAGGGCCCTGACCTGACGGAAAGTGGGATGACAATCCGAACGAGGAGCACCAACCGCCGGGCTCCCGGTCGGCGTCAACGCCGACGGGGGCGGATCGCCACCGAACAGCCATCGCATTGACCTCGGCAACGGGCATATCCGGAAGTGCTGCTGCCGGACTGCTGCGTGAACTCATCCGTACGGTGCGTCAACGTACGGACATGTTCGCTGGATTGTACGAGTTCTTGTGGGTCACCGTGAGGACCTTCGCGCCCTCGATAGCGGAGGGCTTGGCGCGTGCGCACGCATCTGGAGGTGGCCTCGTATGACGACTAACCACGTGTGGGCCGTGGACCCGGCGCAGCCGGGGGGACCGGCGGAGCCGGTGGTGTCGGGTGGGGAGTGTGAGCGGGAGCCGGATCCGTCGGACAGTCTGCGGACGTTCGGGGCGGTCGTGCAGGCGCTGCGCGAGCACGCGGGACTGAGCCGTGCGGAGTTCGGTGAGCTGGTGCGGTTCTCCAGGCACACGGTGGAGTCCGTGGAGTTGGGGAGGAGGATGCCGGACGAGTCGTTCGTGGAGCGGGCGGAGGGGGCGACCGGTAATACGGGGGCGCTGCGGCGTTCGGCGAGATTTCTGACCCGGGGGGACCTGGGCCTTGCGGCGTGGTTCCGGCGGTGGGCGAAGCTGGAGCGGGTGGCGGTGAGCTTGGGCACGTACGAGTGCCGGTTGGTGCCGGGCCTCTTGCAGTCGGAGGGTTACGCTCGCGCGGCTTTCGAGACTCGCATTCCGCCGTTGTCCGACGAGCAGATGGAGGCGCAGGTGGCCGCGCGGATGGAGCGGCAGCACCTGATCAGGGAGCGCCCGAACACCTCGTTCAGCTTCGTGATGGAGGAGTGCATCGTGCAGCGCCCCCTCGGCGGCGACGAGGTGCTGCGCGACCAGTTGAATCACATCCTGGACCTCGCGCGGCTCCGCAACGTGTCCGTGCAGGTCATGCCGACCCGCACTGTGTCCCACGGTGGCCTGGACGGGCCGCTCGCACTGCTGGAGACGCCGGAAGGCAGATGTCTGGCGTATGCCGAAGGACAGGAAAGCGGCCGATTGATCGCTGAACCGAAACAGGCTGCCGTTCTCCACAGGAGGTATGCGACACTCCGCGCACAGGCCCTCACCCCCCATGACTCCGTGGGCCTGCTGGAGCGGATCAGAGGAGAGCTATGAGCAGCAGTCAACTGGCCTGGTTCAAGTCGAGTTACAGCGGCACAGCCGGTGACAACTGCGTGGAGGTCGCCGTCACCGAACACGCCATCCACGTACGGGACTCCAAGGACGTGACGCGCCGCCCCTTCACCGTGG
The DNA window shown above is from Streptomyces sp. NBC_00670 and carries:
- a CDS encoding helix-turn-helix domain-containing protein, which encodes MTTNHVWAVDPAQPGGPAEPVVSGGECEREPDPSDSLRTFGAVVQALREHAGLSRAEFGELVRFSRHTVESVELGRRMPDESFVERAEGATGNTGALRRSARFLTRGDLGLAAWFRRWAKLERVAVSLGTYECRLVPGLLQSEGYARAAFETRIPPLSDEQMEAQVAARMERQHLIRERPNTSFSFVMEECIVQRPLGGDEVLRDQLNHILDLARLRNVSVQVMPTRTVSHGGLDGPLALLETPEGRCLAYAEGQESGRLIAEPKQAAVLHRRYATLRAQALTPHDSVGLLERIRGEL
- a CDS encoding DUF6461 domain-containing protein; this encodes MSYPSSDEDALFGLELPGFQLSYIRGVPADILMRCMGAEQPASSGSTLDLWESQKLVPSDPDGAVVRVTELGEWSLCFEAWGAAPICQNLLSGISQQSEAVLYHNGGTGMDTVWRWESGNLVEVFEVLNPSSLRAYTRRTLWDSAQRHAVRVDDRDSATLQAIHEYIGHTPSIELLVGPMRTAWVPYSALPERVDEVFPPRVPPQKHTDPRELNN
- a CDS encoding DUF397 domain-containing protein, which encodes MSSSQLAWFKSSYSGTAGDNCVEVAVTEHAIHVRDSKDVTRRPFTVGRDGWTKFVMLLGRG
- a CDS encoding NucA/NucB deoxyribonuclease domain-containing protein, with amino-acid sequence MSTLDDTDEAHDDDSDPGTDGETPASCSVTLNSYNYSRFSYCYNLTVTTTFTDAKDGVFVSHSLINGRGTLHRDSGFWQEEDLIMLVDGEGPLATSNVLFNAGCSGGSCVALSNWPTTGAPMVPGESLTADITFSAAPAAGESNNLSPSYTYSARPATKPATGTPATWSATRPVRCDKTMVKNTSIGCVIASHVPVLSISAMDNRYGAAAVTYLYGEIYLAGKFGTPESKLTRIDDAAKKKKNRRQTCEDLASVKFEPRDDIVPTDSCDEYPFAGTTQGGTDGALCAEIVPLWHTDDKSWHIHTFANHPNTGKEPCVRSHVPLLQNTTAGSKYAGFINSWHVIGGEDFVVHPTLT
- a CDS encoding NIPSNAP family protein, whose amino-acid sequence is MTDWKWDDNPNEEYLTAGLPVGVIAEVERIATEIAARGIDAEVAGIRPDDAPGGLRNFPLFGGADSSSSSRLPDTGASTFATSFGTGERRAVGGGTAGSRTCREGTRVADMARTTQLRTYTVSEGLLDEWVERWRGDIVPLRLKLGFEIGGAWVDRERNQFVWLLSYEGPETFAERNALYWASPEREAMGLTPDDYLVHTDDRTVEQRY